In a single window of the Candidatus Cybelea sp. genome:
- a CDS encoding multicopper oxidase domain-containing protein, translating to MPFFRPALLIGAAIVALAAVPGVARADADDVASPNSTSLGLQPLSAPIPVATPAPGESHSFPRPDGSYQAVPVTHGRIKVFHLVERQAPWSLKPGLTVMANTYNGVVPGPVLQVHQGDTVVIDYTNDGATSDSIHLHGIHDIPVDMDGVAGISQSLVPTGGHFVYRFVADQPGTFIYHTHDNEAMLDSGLYGAIVVQPAHPLPVERNLAHDFVEVISSWQIRSVAENHFTLNGKEYPATRQLDVRSGEYFRVRWINISGEEFHTMHTHGHYQRIIARDAAPLDYRDIQDTVLISPGQRVDVVIHANAKPGTWLVHCHVMDHIEDSMGMPAGLITAIHYIGTPNTLASMYRAMTPIAGATTHALSFWTTVLLGAIAGFTIFLGLPIARARSFSPQTVALLNALAIGILLYLVVEIAQNAIAPISQALGTWHAGAAAFPVALVTVFVLGLAIGLVGLGSAATHFTRKAAQHADNPVLLAAIIAIGIGAHNFGEGLAIGASAASGATAVALALIVGFGLHNATEGFGVAAPLVGRVVPSWAQIGLAGLIAGGPTFIGTIVGYSFYSPTLSVLFLAIAIGALVFVIGELWNVLRRTGLTATVTATMCAGFLIALATELFLDMNGG from the coding sequence ATGCCTTTTTTCCGGCCCGCCCTGCTGATCGGCGCGGCGATCGTCGCGCTCGCTGCCGTTCCGGGCGTGGCGCGAGCCGACGCCGACGACGTCGCCTCTCCGAACTCGACCTCGCTCGGTTTGCAGCCGCTCAGCGCCCCCATTCCGGTTGCGACGCCGGCTCCTGGGGAATCCCACTCGTTCCCCAGACCCGACGGCAGCTATCAAGCCGTCCCCGTAACGCATGGCCGCATCAAGGTCTTTCATCTCGTCGAGCGCCAGGCACCGTGGTCGCTTAAGCCCGGCCTCACGGTTATGGCCAATACTTACAACGGCGTCGTTCCGGGGCCGGTGCTGCAAGTGCACCAGGGCGACACGGTCGTCATCGACTACACGAACGACGGCGCGACGTCCGATTCGATCCACCTTCACGGCATTCACGACATACCTGTCGATATGGACGGCGTCGCCGGCATTTCGCAGTCGCTCGTTCCGACGGGCGGCCACTTCGTCTATCGCTTCGTCGCCGACCAGCCCGGTACGTTCATCTATCACACTCACGACAACGAAGCGATGCTCGATTCGGGGCTCTACGGCGCGATCGTCGTGCAGCCCGCGCATCCGCTTCCCGTGGAGCGCAACCTCGCGCACGATTTCGTCGAAGTCATCTCCTCCTGGCAGATCCGCAGCGTTGCCGAAAACCACTTCACGCTCAACGGCAAAGAGTACCCTGCAACGCGTCAGCTCGACGTGCGTTCCGGCGAATATTTTCGCGTCCGCTGGATCAACATCTCGGGCGAAGAGTTCCACACGATGCACACTCACGGGCACTACCAGCGGATCATCGCCCGCGATGCCGCGCCGCTCGATTACCGGGATATCCAAGACACCGTTCTGATCTCCCCGGGGCAGCGCGTCGATGTTGTAATTCACGCCAATGCGAAGCCGGGTACGTGGCTCGTGCACTGTCACGTCATGGATCACATCGAAGATTCGATGGGCATGCCGGCCGGGTTGATCACGGCGATCCACTACATCGGCACGCCGAACACGCTGGCCTCGATGTACCGGGCCATGACGCCGATTGCAGGCGCGACGACGCATGCGCTGAGCTTTTGGACGACGGTACTGCTGGGCGCGATCGCCGGTTTTACGATCTTTCTGGGCCTGCCGATCGCCCGCGCGCGCAGCTTCTCGCCGCAGACGGTCGCCCTGCTCAATGCGCTCGCGATCGGGATCCTTCTCTATCTCGTCGTTGAGATCGCGCAAAACGCGATCGCTCCGATCTCGCAAGCACTTGGAACCTGGCACGCCGGCGCTGCGGCATTCCCAGTCGCGCTCGTGACGGTCTTCGTGCTCGGTCTGGCAATCGGTCTGGTCGGACTGGGAAGCGCGGCGACGCATTTTACGCGCAAGGCCGCGCAGCACGCCGACAATCCGGTCCTACTGGCGGCGATCATCGCGATCGGCATCGGCGCGCACAATTTTGGTGAAGGCCTTGCGATCGGAGCCTCGGCCGCCTCAGGAGCGACGGCGGTCGCGCTGGCGCTGATCGTGGGCTTCGGGCTGCACAACGCGACGGAAGGCTTCGGAGTCGCGGCGCCCCTGGTCGGCCGCGTGGTCCCGTCGTGGGCCCAGATCGGCCTGGCAGGATTGATTGCCGGCGGCCCAACATTCATCGGCACGATTGTCGGGTACAGCTTCTACTCACCGACGCTCTCGGTGTTATTCCTCGCGATTGCGATCGGAGCGTTGGTCTTCGTCATCGGCGAGCTGTGGAACGTGCTGCGGCGGACCGGCCTGACAGCGACCGTAACCGCGACGATGTGCGCCGGCTTTTTGATCGCACTGGCAACCGAACTCTTTCTCGATATGAATGGAGGATAG
- a CDS encoding threonine/serine dehydratase, with translation MEGTLPPIRPVTPQEIEAARIRIAGTIFRTPLVKLQLTGEFPDIYLKLENLQPINSFKLRGAANAVAMLAPERRSQGVWTISAGNAGQGVAYAARAAAVPCTVVTIETAPETKVARMRALGARIVKASFDACWEAMEQRAFPGVDGTFVHPFDDDDFVAGNATMGLEIVEDLPNVETVITAIGGGGLVTGVASGVRARKRNVRVYGAEPETAAPGALSFARGQASVFPQWQATFVDGSGGKSVFPRMWERMRPVVDGSIVVTLDETRSAMRLLAEKARVIAEGAGALSVAAALRSKDLKGPIVAVVSGGNIDLAKFFELIAAE, from the coding sequence GTGGAAGGAACCCTGCCGCCGATCCGGCCGGTCACGCCGCAAGAGATCGAAGCGGCTCGCATCCGAATCGCCGGTACGATCTTTCGCACACCGCTGGTCAAGCTGCAGCTGACCGGCGAATTCCCCGATATTTATTTGAAACTGGAGAATCTGCAGCCAATCAACTCCTTTAAGCTGCGTGGAGCTGCCAACGCCGTCGCGATGTTGGCGCCGGAACGCCGTTCCCAAGGCGTCTGGACGATCAGCGCCGGTAACGCCGGCCAAGGCGTTGCCTACGCGGCGCGCGCGGCTGCCGTACCGTGCACCGTCGTAACGATCGAAACTGCTCCCGAGACGAAAGTCGCGCGTATGCGCGCGCTCGGCGCGCGGATCGTCAAGGCGTCGTTCGACGCGTGCTGGGAGGCGATGGAGCAGCGCGCGTTTCCAGGTGTCGATGGAACCTTCGTTCATCCTTTCGACGACGACGACTTCGTCGCGGGCAACGCGACGATGGGCTTGGAGATCGTCGAAGATCTCCCGAACGTCGAGACCGTCATCACCGCGATTGGTGGGGGCGGCCTCGTTACCGGCGTCGCTTCCGGCGTTCGAGCACGCAAGCGCAACGTGCGCGTCTACGGTGCCGAGCCGGAGACCGCGGCGCCGGGCGCGCTCTCGTTTGCGCGCGGCCAAGCCTCCGTTTTTCCGCAGTGGCAGGCAACGTTCGTCGACGGCTCCGGCGGGAAGAGCGTCTTTCCGCGGATGTGGGAGCGAATGCGGCCCGTCGTCGACGGTTCGATCGTCGTTACGCTCGACGAAACGAGAAGCGCCATGCGTTTGCTCGCCGAAAAAGCGCGCGTCATCGCCGAGGGCGCCGGCGCGCTCTCAGTGGCCGCCGCGCTGCGCAGCAAGGACCTGAAGGGACCGATCGTCGCCGTGGTATCCGGCGGGAACATCGATCTTGCGAAGTTCTTCGAGCTGATCGCCGCGGAATAA
- the dacB gene encoding D-alanyl-D-alanine carboxypeptidase/D-alanyl-D-alanine-endopeptidase has translation MKKRNALVLAAALLVPNAALAAPQSATSALDAIAARQRFTHAIVAADVYDLDAKRQLYVRNAAVLMEAASTTKLLTTGTSLALLGPNFRWTTPVYRIGTVDSSGVLHGDLVLVASGDPNLSQRIRPDGTLAFENEDHSYDGSYDTRAVPGDPLAVLRDLAAQVAKSGIKQVDGRVVVDSSLFADAGPEGGTAAVVSPIVVNDNLVDVTLSPGTNAGDAVSMSVSPQTPYVRFVNNAKTSAPKTEPTIDLSTDKTNADGSHSVTVTGTMPPGRPILFVYRVPTPGRFAQDAFTVALPAAGVTVNPPSGGPEFDRAAAAVSYTSPNLVASHVSPPLSEDIYITLKVSDNLHAALLPYMWAIYVAHAKTDLLKTGFAQERALLTGAGLDLRGAAQQDGLGSSAFFTPQFMVSYLAWAYRQSWYKPFWRSLPILGVDGTLFNIQNGSPAAGKVHAKTGTWGSQDLLNDDGLYTKGLAGYMTTSHGRHIAFAFYINRMAGKPSVDQSKDGAHYAGQTLGEMATDVYEKL, from the coding sequence ATGAAGAAGCGTAACGCGCTCGTCCTCGCGGCGGCACTGCTCGTGCCTAACGCCGCGCTCGCCGCGCCGCAAAGCGCAACATCCGCGCTCGACGCTATTGCAGCGCGTCAACGCTTTACCCACGCGATCGTTGCAGCGGACGTCTACGACCTCGATGCAAAGCGCCAGCTGTACGTCCGTAACGCCGCCGTGCTGATGGAGGCCGCGTCGACGACGAAGCTGCTGACGACGGGGACCAGCCTCGCCCTGCTCGGCCCGAACTTCCGTTGGACCACGCCCGTCTATCGCATCGGCACCGTCGATTCGAGCGGCGTGCTGCACGGCGACCTCGTCCTGGTCGCAAGCGGCGATCCCAATCTTTCCCAGCGAATTCGACCCGACGGAACGCTCGCGTTCGAGAACGAAGATCACTCTTACGACGGAAGCTACGACACGCGCGCGGTTCCGGGCGATCCGCTTGCGGTTCTGCGGGATCTCGCCGCGCAGGTAGCAAAGTCCGGGATCAAGCAAGTCGACGGCCGCGTCGTCGTCGACTCCTCGCTCTTTGCCGATGCCGGGCCGGAGGGTGGAACGGCGGCGGTGGTTTCGCCGATCGTCGTCAACGATAACCTGGTCGACGTTACGCTGAGCCCGGGTACGAATGCCGGTGACGCCGTCTCGATGAGCGTCTCGCCCCAAACGCCCTACGTCCGTTTCGTCAATAATGCGAAGACGAGCGCGCCGAAGACCGAACCGACGATCGACCTTTCGACCGACAAGACCAATGCCGACGGATCGCACAGCGTAACGGTCACGGGAACGATGCCGCCGGGCCGGCCGATCCTCTTTGTCTATCGCGTGCCGACGCCGGGACGCTTCGCCCAGGATGCCTTTACCGTCGCGCTGCCGGCCGCCGGCGTAACCGTAAATCCGCCCTCGGGCGGGCCCGAGTTCGACCGTGCTGCCGCAGCTGTTTCATATACATCCCCAAATCTCGTTGCCAGCCATGTGTCGCCGCCGCTTTCGGAAGACATCTACATCACGCTCAAGGTGAGCGACAACCTGCACGCCGCGCTCCTGCCGTATATGTGGGCGATCTACGTTGCCCACGCCAAGACGGATCTTTTGAAGACGGGATTCGCGCAGGAACGCGCGCTGCTCACCGGAGCCGGCCTCGACCTACGCGGCGCCGCGCAGCAAGACGGCCTGGGAAGCTCGGCGTTCTTTACGCCGCAGTTTATGGTGAGTTACTTGGCGTGGGCCTACCGCCAGTCGTGGTATAAACCGTTTTGGCGCAGCCTGCCGATCTTGGGCGTCGACGGTACGCTCTTCAACATTCAGAATGGATCGCCGGCCGCGGGGAAGGTGCACGCGAAGACCGGCACGTGGGGATCGCAAGATCTGCTCAACGACGACGGCCTCTACACCAAAGGGCTCGCCGGATACATGACGACCAGTCACGGGCGCCATATCGCGTTCGCGTTTTATATCAACCGGATGGCCGGCAAGCCGAGCGTCGACCAGAGTAAGGACGGCGCTCATTATGCGGGCCAAACGCTCGGTGAAATGGCGACCGACGTCTACGAAAAACTCTAG
- a CDS encoding DUF962 domain-containing protein translates to MTFEEFYPEYLAAHRDPRTKLVHTAGLLGGLSLGLTGIALRRPSLILGGLALGYLPAFVSHWVFEKNQPKTLEHPFLSFCGDFVMVYQFLTDQIDEEA, encoded by the coding sequence ATGACGTTCGAGGAGTTCTACCCGGAGTATCTCGCGGCGCACCGCGACCCGCGGACGAAGCTCGTGCATACCGCGGGCTTACTTGGGGGCCTGTCGCTCGGGCTGACGGGAATCGCGCTGCGCCGCCCGTCGCTCATCCTTGGCGGCTTGGCGCTGGGCTATCTCCCGGCGTTCGTCTCGCACTGGGTCTTCGAGAAGAACCAGCCCAAAACGCTCGAGCACCCGTTTCTCTCCTTTTGCGGCGACTTCGTGATGGTCTACCAGTTCCTCACCGATCAAATCGATGAAGAAGCGTAA
- a CDS encoding DUF1203 domain-containing protein translates to MRDRFGHDVKVVRDTGPCRVCLRISSEPEELLLLSYQPLPDTSPYAEIGPIFVHARRCEPYTSADAFPADFARRRLVLRAYGHDGRIVDAAVAEAGAAAEQAAAFLCDEEAAEVHVRHESYTCYAFKIVRGS, encoded by the coding sequence ATGCGCGATCGTTTCGGGCACGACGTCAAAGTCGTACGCGATACGGGGCCGTGCCGCGTCTGCCTGCGCATCTCGTCCGAGCCCGAAGAGCTCCTGTTGCTCTCGTATCAGCCTTTGCCCGATACCAGCCCGTACGCGGAGATCGGGCCGATCTTCGTCCACGCTCGGCGCTGCGAGCCGTACACGAGCGCCGATGCGTTCCCAGCCGATTTCGCGCGGCGGCGGCTCGTTCTGCGTGCCTACGGCCACGACGGACGGATCGTCGACGCTGCCGTGGCCGAAGCCGGCGCGGCGGCCGAACAAGCCGCGGCGTTTCTTTGCGATGAAGAGGCAGCCGAAGTTCACGTTCGGCACGAGTCGTACACCTGCTACGCTTTCAAGATCGTGCGCGGCTCCTAA